A genomic region of Serratia fonticola contains the following coding sequences:
- the purK gene encoding 5-(carboxyamino)imidazole ribonucleotide synthase, whose product MKPVCVLGNGQLGRMLRQAGEPLGIAVYPVGLDAEPEAVPYQNAVITAEIERWPETALTRELATHSSFVNRDIFPRLADRLTQKQLLDQLHLATAPWQLLANAGEWPQVFATLGELAIVKRRVGGYDGRGQWRLRPGQEAELPAEAYGECIVEQGINFSGEVSLVGARGHDGQSVFYPLTHNLHEEGILRTSVALPQPDAALQQQAEQMLAAILNELNYVGVMAMECFIVGDRLLINELAPRVHNSGHWTQNGASISQFELHLRAILGLPLPKPVVNTPSVMVNLIGTAVNQQWLALPLVHLHWYEKEVREGRKVGHLNLNDPDTTSLQQTLQALAPLLPAEYQSGLAWAQQKLG is encoded by the coding sequence ATGAAGCCGGTTTGCGTACTCGGTAACGGCCAGCTAGGGCGTATGCTACGTCAGGCCGGTGAACCTTTGGGTATTGCGGTTTATCCTGTCGGCCTGGATGCCGAACCGGAAGCGGTGCCTTATCAAAACGCGGTGATCACCGCAGAAATCGAGCGTTGGCCAGAAACCGCGCTGACGCGTGAATTGGCAACGCATAGCAGTTTCGTTAATCGCGACATCTTTCCCCGCCTGGCCGACCGGCTTACGCAAAAGCAACTGCTCGATCAACTGCACCTGGCAACGGCTCCCTGGCAATTGCTGGCAAATGCTGGTGAATGGCCGCAGGTATTTGCCACCTTGGGTGAACTGGCAATCGTCAAACGGCGCGTTGGCGGTTATGACGGCCGTGGCCAGTGGCGTCTGCGCCCTGGGCAGGAAGCTGAATTACCCGCAGAGGCTTACGGTGAGTGCATCGTCGAACAGGGGATTAATTTCTCAGGTGAAGTATCGCTGGTAGGTGCGCGTGGTCATGACGGCCAATCGGTATTCTATCCGCTGACTCACAACCTGCACGAAGAAGGCATTTTACGTACCAGCGTTGCGCTGCCTCAGCCCGATGCGGCGTTGCAACAGCAGGCCGAGCAGATGCTGGCCGCTATTCTCAACGAACTGAACTACGTCGGTGTGATGGCGATGGAGTGTTTTATCGTTGGCGATCGCCTGCTGATCAACGAGTTGGCACCGCGTGTCCACAACAGTGGGCACTGGACGCAGAACGGTGCGTCTATCAGCCAGTTTGAGCTGCATCTGCGTGCCATCCTGGGGCTGCCGCTGCCTAAACCGGTAGTGAATACGCCTTCGGTGATGGTCAACCTGATAGGTACAGCGGTTAATCAGCAATGGCTGGCCCTGCCGCTGGTGCATTTGCACTGGTATGAGAAAGAGGTGCGAGAGGGGCGTAAAGTGGGGCACCTGAATCTCAACGATCCCGATACTACCTCTTTGCAACAGACGTTGCAGGCGCTTGCCCCGCTGCTGCCAGCCGAGTACCAAAGCGGCTTGGCCTGGGCGCAGCAAAAACTGGGGTGA